GCACCCCGTGCTCGGCGTGGCTGGAGCCGGTGAGGATCGACGACCAACCGGGCCCGGAGATGGTGGGCACCTCCATGGCCATCCGGTGCCAGCGCCCCTGGTCAGCGAGGGTCCGGACGGTGTCGGCGACGCCGGGTTCGGCGAGGATCTCCCAGCGGGCGCCGTCGATGCCGATGATGAGCAGGTGGCGGGGGCTCACCGGTAGGTCTCCACCTGGGACAGGGCCTGGGCCTCGGCGGCCTCCCGCTCCGTGGGGTGGTCGATGACGGTGTCGCGGCGCTGGACGGCCATCTGCACGCCCATGCCCACCTGGAAGCGGTCGGCGGCGCGGGTGGGCAGGTCGATGCGCAGGGGCTGCTCGAGGACCTCGTCCTGGACCATGACGGCGGTGAAGATGCCGCGCAGCTGCTTGTCCGTCACCTTGAAGCGGGCGGCGTCGTCGTGGGCGAGGTCGATGTCCTCGGGGCGGATGAGGGCGGTGGCGGGCTGGGCGGCGTCGACACGCAGCTCGGGGTTGACGATCTCCAGATCGGCGCCGAGGACCCGGATACCGCCGTCGGTGACGATGCCGGGGATGCGGTTGACGATGCCCACGAAACCCGCGATGAACGGCGTCTGCGGGTTGCCGTAGAGGTCGGCGGGGGTGCCGATCTGCTCGATGCGGCCGTCGCGCATGACGCCGACCCGGTCGGCCATGATGATGGCCTCCTCCTGATCGTGGGTGACCAGGAGGGTGGCGATGCCACGGGAGAGCTGGATTCGGCGGATCTCGTCGCGCAGCTGGCCACGGACCTTCGCGTCGAGGGCGGAGAGCGGCTCGTCGAGCAGGAGGACATCCGGCTCGATGGCCAGGGAGCGGGCCAGGGCGACGCGCTGCTGCTGACCGCCGGACATCTGGTTGGGATACTTGTCCACGTGCTCGGACAGGCCGACGAGCTCGAGGAGCTCACCGGCACGGCGGCGTCGCTCGGCGGTCTTCACGCCACGGATCCGCAGGCCGTAGGCGACGTTGTCGCGGGCGGTGAGGTGCGGGAACAGGGAGTACGCCTGGAAGACGATGCCCATGTTGCGTTCCCGGGTGGGGGTGGCGGAGGCGTCCTTCCCGCCGATGAGCACCTGGCCGGAGTCGGCGGACTCCAGGCCGGCGAGGATGCGCAGGGAGGTGGACTTGCCGCAGCCGGAGGGGCCGAGCAGCGCCACCATCTCGCCTTCCCCGATGGAGAGGGTGAGGTCACGCAGGACGGTCTTCGGTCCGTACTTCTTCACCACGTCGCGCAGTTCGACGTGCGGTCGGTTGAGGGATCGGGGGTGGTTCATGGGGAGGCCTCTCAGTTCTTCCGGACCTTGTCGGTGGCTGTGTCGGTGGCTCTGTCGGCGCGCGACATCGCGGAGATGGCGACGAGCAGCAGCCAGGTGATGATGACGGTGATGAACGACAGGGCGGCGATGCCGCGGGGGTTGTTGTTGGACACCTCGACGAGGAACACGGGGAAGGTGTAGTGCAGCAGCAGGGACGCCATGGCGTACTCCGCCAGGCACATCGCCACCGACAGCAGCGCGGCCGACAGCATGGCCACCCGCAGGTTGGGCAGGACGACACGGAGGAGGGTGGTCCAGGTGCCCGCGCCGAGGGAGGAGCTGGCGGCGAAGAGGGTGCGCAGGTCCAGTGCCTTCACGCCGGCGTCGATGGCGCGGTAGCACAGCGGCATGGAGAGGATGACGTAGAGGGGGACGAGCGACCACAGCGAGTTGATGAACGCCGGGGCGACGGCCCGGTAGAACTGGCTCACGCCGGAGACCAGCGCCACGGCGGAGATGACCAGCGGCAGGACGGAGAGCATCTCGGCGACCTTGGCCAGCTGCGGTGCCCGCAGGTTGAGGAAGATGTTGGTGGGCACGAGCAGAGCGAGCATGAGCAGCGTGGAGGCCAGTGTGAGCAGCAGGGTGTCCCGGATGGCGGGCAGCGCCTTCGGGTTCTGCAGCGACTCCAGCAGCGGTGCGGCGGTGATCCCCTCGCCGGGGCGGGTGAAACCGAACACGGCCGCCGCGATCCAGGGCAGGAAGAAGAAGATGAGCGCGACGACCAAGATGGCGGTGGTGGCGGCGTTGCCTCCACGGCCGCCGGAGCTTCTCGACGTCCGCGTGCTCACCGTCGGCGCATTCGGCCGGTCGATCACTAGTTGCTCAGCCACTGGTCACTCTTTCTGGTCAGCAGGAATCGGATGCCCATGGCGGCGAGGATGATGATCATCATCCACGTGACCAGGGCGGCGGCCAGTCCCGGGTTGAGCAGGACGTTGCCGCTGATGAGGAAGCCGATGACGATGGGCACCAGGTTCAGCGACCCGCCCGCCAGCGCGTAGGCGGTGGCGTAGGCGGCGAAGGCGTTGGCGAACAGCAGCAGCAGCGAGCCGATGATCGAGGGCCACAGGACGGGCACGGCGACGTCGCGAAGGTACTGGAACCTGCTCGCCCCGAGGGAGGCGGCGGCCTCGTACCAGGCCTTCTTCACCCCGCCCATGGCCGGCAGCATGAGGATGGCCATGAGCGGGACCTGGAAGAAGAGGTAGACGATGGTGACGCCGAGGAAACCGGTGATGGAGAACTCCGCCATCGCCCCCGGGGCGATCGACTCGATCCAGCCGGTGACCATGCCCTGGGTGCCCAGCATGGCGACGAACGCGAACGCCAGCTGCACGCCACCGGACTGGGAGGCCAGGGCGGAGAAACTGCTGACCAGGGAGGTGAGCCAGCGGGGGCCGTCGGCGCTGACCAGCGCCCAGGCGAGGATGACGCCGAGCACGCCGCCGATGACGGCGGTGAGCAGGGAGAGCTGGGTGGTCAGCCAGAAGGCCTGGCGGTAGGTCGGGCCGACCGCCTCGGCCATGGTGGCCACGGAGAACCGGCCCGCCGGGTCCTGGAAGGCGCGGATGAGGTTGGCGATGATCGGGATGATGAGGAAGGCGGCGACGAAGGCGAAGAACGGCAGCGCACCCAGCACCGATCCGGAGGTCAGGGTGCGGAAGGTGAAGCGGGAGCTCTTCTTCTCTGCCGGCTCCGGCCCGGTGCTGTCCGGGGCGTCCGGGGTATCCGGGGTCAGGGCGTCGACGGCGGCGGTCATGCTAGATCCTCACCTTCGTGGCCCAGTCGGCGGCGATGACCTTGTCGGCGTCCTCGCCCTGCTCGGCGGTGGGCAGCTCGACCTGGGCGACGATCTCCGGGGCGGGCAGGGAGTCGAGGGCCTCCTGGGAGAGCTTGCCGGCCTCGGCGAGCTCGGTGAAGCGGGCGGGGACGGCACCGCCGAGGGCGTACTGCTCGGAGCCCTCGTCGGAGGTGAGCCAGTCCACCCACAGGCGGGCGGCGTTGGGCTGCGGGGAGCCGATGGTGACGGGCTGGGCGGAGTAGTTGCCGAACACGCCGTCCTCGAGGACGGTGTACTCGAAGTCGACGCCGTCGCGCTCCAGCTGCTCGGTGCGGCCGAGCCAGTTGTAGTTCCAGTCGAAGACGACCGCGGCCTGACCGGTGGTCAGGGCGGAGGACTCGTCGGAGATGGTCACCAGGTTGCCCAGCTCGGCGAGTTCGGCGAAGAACTCGATGCCCGGGGTGATGTCGTCGAGCGAGCCGCCGTTGGCCAGGGAGGCGGCGAAGACGGTGGCGATGGAGGATGCGCCGGAGCGCGCGTCACCCGGCAGGGCGATCTTGCCGCGGTACTTCGGGTCCTTGAGCTCGGCGAAGGAGGTGGGCACATCCGCGGCGGCCTTGTTCACGCCGACGGCGAGGACGCCGTAGTAGGCGCCGATCCACTGGCCCTCCGGGTCCTTGAGGTTGTCCGGGATGGCGTTGAAGTTCGACGGCTTGTAGGGCTCGATGAGGCCCTGGTCGATGGCCGGCTGGGTGAAGGAGTAGCCGATGTCGAGCACGTCGGGCTGGGAGGGGTGGCCCTTGAGGTTCTGCACGGCCTGGAGTTCCTCGGCGGAGGAGGCGTCCGGGGAGTCGACGACGACCTCGACGCCGTACTTCTTCGTGAACTCCGCGAAGTGTCCCTTGTAGTTCGCCCAGGTCTCCGGGTAAGCGATGAGGCGGACGGTGCCCTCCTCCTTCGCCTTGGCGGCGATCTCGTCGAGGGAGCCGCCGATGGCGGAGGCGTCGGTCGGTCCGGAGGAGCCACCGCCGCAGGCGGCGAGGACGGGGCCGGCGGCGACGAGGCCGGCGCCCAGGCCGAGGGCGCGGAGCAGGGTGCGGCGGGAGACGGTGGTGCGGGGTGCGGACACGGAAGGACCCTTTCGATCACGGGATGGGGAGGTGACGGGACAACCACCGGCGATGACCGGTGGCTGCGACTGGGCTCAAGTGCGGCAATCGTTGTTGTCGCCAACGTTCCCGTGAGGTGAACAACAGGAGAATTAACCGCTAGACCTTTTCGCATATTCGCAGGCCTTTAGGCTGCAGGCCCAACACTCGGGCCCGATGACCACTCCCGAGCAGCAGCTGGCCGACCTCCTGCCCACCGCCCGCGGCATCCCCTTCGACTTCAACGGCACCCTCAGCGACGACGAGGCGGAGCTCGCCCGGGCCTACGCCGAGGCGCTGACCGCCCTGGGCCTGGAGCCGATGCGCGACGGCGAGTACGACGCGCTGCTGGGCCGCAGCGAACCCGACATCGCCCTGGCCCTGGTCACCGCCCGTGGCCACTCCCCCGCCACCGCGACCGCCACCGCGACCGCCACTGCGACCGCCGCTGCGACACGGCTGCTCGACCATGTCGCGGACCAGTACATCGCCCTGTGCGCGGAACGCCCCCGGGTCGCCGACACCACGGTGGCGATGGTCCACACCCTCCGGGAGCGGGGCGTGCGGGTGGGGATCGTCACCGGAACGCTGCGCCGGCTCATCACCCCGGTGCTCAGCGAACGCGGGCTGACCGACGCCGTGGAGGCGCTCGTCACCGTCGAGGACGTCACCCGCGGCAAGCCCGATCCGGAGGGGTTCCTCGCCGGTGCCCGGGCCCTGGGCCTGGCGGATGACCCGGGCGGCGTCGTCGTGTTCGAGGATTCCCGGGCGGGGGTGGCGGCCGCTCAGGCGGCCGGGATGCGGGTGATCGGGATCGGTCCGGCCGCCGGCACGGACCTGACGTTTCCCGCCATGACGGACGTGGCCGAGGTGGTGCTCAGCTCCCCGTCGAGTCGGTGATCACCTGGATCTGGGCGACATCCGAACGCAGGGCGTCCTCGGAGTACTCGACGACCACCCCGCGGGCGGTCTCCGCGGTGCGGTTGATGCGCAGCAGCGGGAGGTTCCGGGAGATCCGCAGGATGTTCTGCTCCCACCCGGAGGCGATGCCCGGGGTGATGGTCTCGGACTTGCGCACCGGCGCGAGGTCCCAGTTCCGGCGCAGCAGCTCGTAGACGGATCCGGTGAGGTCCTCGTCGAGCAGCCCCGGGACCAGGGCGGCGGGGAACCAGGAGTTCTCCAGCAGCAGCGGGGTGTTGTCCACGGTGCGCAGCCGCAGCAGCTGGAAGGCGGGTTCGTCCCGCTCGATACCCAGGGCCTGGGCCACGGTGCCGGGCGCGGGCACGAGGGACGCCTCGAGCACCTCGGAGGTCACCATGATGTCGCGTTCACGCAGCTGGGGCATGAACCCCTCGATGCGGGTGAGTTCCACCACCGGCGGGACGCTGCGGACGAAGGTGCCGCCGGTCCGCCCGCGACGACGGTCGATGAGGCCCTCGAGCTGGAGGATGTCCAACGCGTGACGCACGGTCATGCGGGCGACGTGGAACTCCTCCACCAGTTCCCGTTCCGCCGGAAGTTTGTCACCGGCGGTCAGGTCACCGCGCTCGATACGGGCCCGTAGCTCATCGGCGATGACGAGATACGCCGGGGGGCGGCGGCCTGAAGTTTCCACCCAGCAAGGATAACTAATGCATTATGGAGTTTGCATATGACCCGCCTTAAGTGCGACTATTCCCACCGGCTCAGCGGAAACGCGCCGGCACCGTCGGCTCGCCGAGGCCGAGCATGAGCCGGTTCGCCCAGTTGAAGAAGGCCGTGGCGTAGAGGTGATCGAGCAGGTCAGCCAGGGTGAGACCGAGCCCCCGCAGCTGCTGGACCGTTGCTGCGTCGTAGGCGATCGGGGTCCGTGTCAGCGCCACGGAGGCGTCCCGCAGGCCCGCCCACACCGGCGTGTCCACCGCCGTGCCCACGCCGTCCGCCAGGAGCGTATCGACGTCGCGTTCCTCCCCGCCCTCCTCGATCGCCCGGGCCGCATGCACCGACGCGCAGTACACGCACCCGTTGAACCGGGAGGTCACCGTCGCGGACCATTCCCGGTCGGCGCGGCTGAGCCCGCCGTCGGTGTTGCAGAAGATGTCCAGGTCCGTCAGCGTCCGTGCCTTGAGCGCGGCCGGGTCGCGGGCCAGCAGCCGGAAGTAGGGCATGTCCGCCCGCTCCGGACGGATAAGCGAATCGAGCTGCTCCTCGCTGAGATCGGCCTTGTCCACGGGCGTCACCCACGGTGTCCAGCCGAGGGAGTGGCGGACGAAACGTTCCGGACGGACCGGATCGACCTCGACCGGTTCCGGGGAGCGGCCGTCCCCTGTGAGGCGGGTCGCCTCCGCGACGGTCACCGGGCGGCCGGAGAGGACCTGCAGCCCGTGGACCACGCGCAGCTGGAAGGCGAGGAAGGAGACGAGCTGGGCCAGACTGACCACGTCATCGGCGGACCAGCCGGCCGCGGTGAGCCGGTCGATCGTCTCCGGCCGGGCGTCCCGCGGGTGGAAGGTGAGCAGGTGCGCCAGGTCGAAGGCCGCGGCCAGCCGCTCCCCCAGGGCACCTGCGTCATGGGTGACGTGGCCGCCGGGTTCGGACTCGTCGACGAGACCGGACTCCCGGTAGGTCCCGTAGGGACCGGTGGACAGGGCGTGGTCCACGGCGGTGAGGACGGCGTCGCGGAGGGTGGCGGGGGCGTCGTCAAGCAGGAGTTCGGAGTAGAGGGTGCGCGCGTTGGCCACCTGGTGGACGCCGGCGACATAGGTGGCCACGGCGTAGCGCTCGCCGTAGGTGAAGGTGCCCGGATTGACGGGCTCGAGCAGCGCCTCGAAGCTGCGCTGCGCGTTCGCCAGGGCGTCCGGGCGGGCCTGGCGGGCGGCGACGAGTTCATGGTCCGGCGGGAGGGTGGCGAGCAGGTTGATGATGTCGGTCACGGGATACTCCTTCTACAGGCCCAGGTTGAGGTCGCCACCACGGTAGCGACGCCCCGGGATGGCGTCGATGAGCTGGCGGGTGAAGTCTGATTCGGGGGCGCGGAAGACCCGCTCCGTGGGGCCGGCCTCGACCTGCCGGCCGCGGCTCATGACGGAGACGGTGTCCGAGATCTGCCGGACCACCGCCAGGTCGTGGGAGATGAACACGTAGGTCAGCCCCAGCTCGTGCTGCAGCTCGTCGAGCAGCCGGAGGATCTGGGCCTGGACGGTGACGTCGAGGGCGGAGACCGCCTCGTCGAGGACGAGCAGCTCCGGCTCGAGGATGAGCGCCCGGGCGATGGCCACGCGCTGACGCTGACCGCCGGAGAGTTCGGCGGGTCGGCGCGCCGCGGTGCCGGAGTCCAGGGCCACCAGATCGAGGTAGCGCTCGACCCGGGTGGCGGCCTCCGCCTTCCCCGAGCGGGTGAAGTTGCGCAACGGCTCGGCGACGGTCGCGCCGATGGTCTGGCGCGGATCGAGGGAGGAGTACGGGTTCTGGTAGACCAGCTGGATGCTGCGGCGCAGGTCGCGGCGCTGTTTCCGGCCGAGGGTGGTGATCTCGGTGCCGTCGACGGTGATGGACCCGGCGGTCGGCTGGTTGAACAGGGCGATGGACCGGCCGAGGGTGGTCTTGCCGGAACCGGATTCGCCGACGACGGCGTGCGTGGTGCCCCGGTCGACGGTGAAGGAGACGTCGTCGACGGCGGTGAAGTCGCCGAAACGCTGGGTGACACCGTCGACCACGAGCAGCGGCGGGGCGTCCCCGTCGGGGACGGGCCGACGCCGGTGGACGTCGGCGACGGCGAGGGAGGGGGCGTCGGCAAGCAGCTGGCGGGTGTAGGGGTCGCGCGGATCCGTGAGCACCGTCGCGGCGTAGCCGGACTCGCGGACCTCACCGCGCTGCATGACCACGATGTGATCGGCGCGGTCGCCGGCGACCGCCAGGTCATGGGTGATGAACAGGATGCCGATGCTCAGCTGCCGACGCATGTCATCGAGCAGGTCGAGGATGATCTTCTGCACCGTCACATCCAGGGCAGAGGTCGGCTCGTCGGCGATGATGAGGTCCGGCTCCAGCGCGACGGCCGCGGCGATGAGCACGCGCTGCTTCATGCCGCCCGAGAGCTCGTGCGGGTACTGGTCGTAGCGGCGGGCGGGATCGTCGATGCCCACCTGTTCCAGCAGCTCCAGGACGCGGGCCTTCCGGGTCGCCGCTGTCCCCCGCCGGTGGACGGCCAGCCCCTCGGCGACGGACTCGCCGATCGTCTTCACCGGGTTGAGCGAGTTGTTCGGATCCTGCGGGATCAGCCCGATGCGGGTGCCGCGGATCCCGCGCCACTGCTTCTCGGACAGCCCGGCCAGGTCACGGCCGTCCAGCCGGATCTCCCCGGCGTCGATGTCGGCGTTGCCCGGCAGCAGACCGATGATCGCCTGCGCCGTCGTCGACTTACCCGACCCGGATTCACCGACGATGGCGGTGATCTGGCCGGCGTGCACGGCCAGCGAGACGCCGTTGACGGCGTGGACCTCCCGGCCGCCGGCGGTGGCGTAGGAGACGACGAGGTCGGTGACCTCGAGCAGGGGCTGACGTGTCATGTCAGGCCTCCTTCCGGATGAGCTGGGCGAGGTAGTTGGTGGCGCACACCACGGCGACGATGACCAGTCCCGGCAGGACGGTCAGCCACCAGGAGGTGGCCATGTAGTCGCGCGCGTCGGCGATGATCAGGCCCCACTCCGGGGTGGGCGGCGGGGCACCGTAGCCGAGGAAGCTCAGCGTGGACAGCTGCAGGATGGCCGAGCCGAACTGCAGGGCCGCCAGGGCCAGCACCGGGGTCAGCGAGTTGGGCAGGATGTGACGCACCAGCACCTGCCACTGCGTGCCGCCGGAGCCGTAGGCTGCCTCGACGTAGTCGGACCCGGCGACCGAGAGCACCTGCGAGCGGGCCAGGCGGGCGAAGGTGGCCACCGAGGTGACGCCGACGGCGATGGCGGCGTTCATCGTGCCGAAACCGAGCAGGATGATCACCGACAGGCTCAGCAGCAGCGCGGGGATGGACAGCAGGACATCGATGAAACGCATGAGCACCGAGTCGACCCAGCCACGCTGCGTGCCGGCGAGCAGGCCGATGAGCGTGCCCACCACGAGGCCGACAAGCACGGCGATGACCGCGCCGGT
Above is a window of Corynebacterium suedekumii DNA encoding:
- a CDS encoding ABC transporter substrate-binding protein; protein product: MSAPRTTVSRRTLLRALGLGAGLVAAGPVLAACGGGSSGPTDASAIGGSLDEIAAKAKEEGTVRLIAYPETWANYKGHFAEFTKKYGVEVVVDSPDASSAEELQAVQNLKGHPSQPDVLDIGYSFTQPAIDQGLIEPYKPSNFNAIPDNLKDPEGQWIGAYYGVLAVGVNKAAADVPTSFAELKDPKYRGKIALPGDARSGASSIATVFAASLANGGSLDDITPGIEFFAELAELGNLVTISDESSALTTGQAAVVFDWNYNWLGRTEQLERDGVDFEYTVLEDGVFGNYSAQPVTIGSPQPNAARLWVDWLTSDEGSEQYALGGAVPARFTELAEAGKLSQEALDSLPAPEIVAQVELPTAEQGEDADKVIAADWATKVRI
- a CDS encoding ABC transporter permease produces the protein MSTTALTATGPAATPTATDTPRRRRLRRSVWTRPGTLISAAVLVVALLWALIPQVFSSHEPNVGTFQPLLEPNATNWFGTDAVGRDLFTRVVWGTRESLTGAVIAVLVGLVVGTLIGLLAGTQRGWVDSVLMRFIDVLLSIPALLLSLSVIILLGFGTMNAAIAVGVTSVATFARLARSQVLSVAGSDYVEAAYGSGGTQWQVLVRHILPNSLTPVLALAALQFGSAILQLSTLSFLGYGAPPPTPEWGLIIADARDYMATSWWLTVLPGLVIVAVVCATNYLAQLIRKEA
- a CDS encoding GntR family transcriptional regulator produces the protein METSGRRPPAYLVIADELRARIERGDLTAGDKLPAERELVEEFHVARMTVRHALDILQLEGLIDRRRGRTGGTFVRSVPPVVELTRIEGFMPQLRERDIMVTSEVLEASLVPAPGTVAQALGIERDEPAFQLLRLRTVDNTPLLLENSWFPAALVPGLLDEDLTGSVYELLRRNWDLAPVRKSETITPGIASGWEQNILRISRNLPLLRINRTAETARGVVVEYSEDALRSDVAQIQVITDSTGS
- a CDS encoding alkylhydroperoxidase domain protein yields the protein MTDIINLLATLPPDHELVAARQARPDALANAQRSFEALLEPVNPGTFTYGERYAVATYVAGVHQVANARTLYSELLLDDAPATLRDAVLTAVDHALSTGPYGTYRESGLVDESEPGGHVTHDAGALGERLAAAFDLAHLLTFHPRDARPETIDRLTAAGWSADDVVSLAQLVSFLAFQLRVVHGLQVLSGRPVTVAEATRLTGDGRSPEPVEVDPVRPERFVRHSLGWTPWVTPVDKADLSEEQLDSLIRPERADMPYFRLLARDPAALKARTLTDLDIFCNTDGGLSRADREWSATVTSRFNGCVYCASVHAARAIEEGGEERDVDTLLADGVGTAVDTPVWAGLRDASVALTRTPIAYDAATVQQLRGLGLTLADLLDHLYATAFFNWANRLMLGLGEPTVPARFR
- a CDS encoding ABC transporter permease produces the protein MTAAVDALTPDTPDAPDSTGPEPAEKKSSRFTFRTLTSGSVLGALPFFAFVAAFLIIPIIANLIRAFQDPAGRFSVATMAEAVGPTYRQAFWLTTQLSLLTAVIGGVLGVILAWALVSADGPRWLTSLVSSFSALASQSGGVQLAFAFVAMLGTQGMVTGWIESIAPGAMAEFSITGFLGVTIVYLFFQVPLMAILMLPAMGGVKKAWYEAAASLGASRFQYLRDVAVPVLWPSIIGSLLLLFANAFAAYATAYALAGGSLNLVPIVIGFLISGNVLLNPGLAAALVTWMMIIILAAMGIRFLLTRKSDQWLSN
- a CDS encoding dipeptide ABC transporter ATP-binding protein; this translates as MTRQPLLEVTDLVVSYATAGGREVHAVNGVSLAVHAGQITAIVGESGSGKSTTAQAIIGLLPGNADIDAGEIRLDGRDLAGLSEKQWRGIRGTRIGLIPQDPNNSLNPVKTIGESVAEGLAVHRRGTAATRKARVLELLEQVGIDDPARRYDQYPHELSGGMKQRVLIAAAVALEPDLIIADEPTSALDVTVQKIILDLLDDMRRQLSIGILFITHDLAVAGDRADHIVVMQRGEVRESGYAATVLTDPRDPYTRQLLADAPSLAVADVHRRRPVPDGDAPPLLVVDGVTQRFGDFTAVDDVSFTVDRGTTHAVVGESGSGKTTLGRSIALFNQPTAGSITVDGTEITTLGRKQRRDLRRSIQLVYQNPYSSLDPRQTIGATVAEPLRNFTRSGKAEAATRVERYLDLVALDSGTAARRPAELSGGQRQRVAIARALILEPELLVLDEAVSALDVTVQAQILRLLDELQHELGLTYVFISHDLAVVRQISDTVSVMSRGRQVEAGPTERVFRAPESDFTRQLIDAIPGRRYRGGDLNLGL
- a CDS encoding HAD family hydrolase, whose amino-acid sequence is MTTPEQQLADLLPTARGIPFDFNGTLSDDEAELARAYAEALTALGLEPMRDGEYDALLGRSEPDIALALVTARGHSPATATATATATATAAATRLLDHVADQYIALCAERPRVADTTVAMVHTLRERGVRVGIVTGTLRRLITPVLSERGLTDAVEALVTVEDVTRGKPDPEGFLAGARALGLADDPGGVVVFEDSRAGVAAAQAAGMRVIGIGPAAGTDLTFPAMTDVAEVVLSSPSSR
- a CDS encoding ABC transporter permease, with the protein product MAEQLVIDRPNAPTVSTRTSRSSGGRGGNAATTAILVVALIFFFLPWIAAAVFGFTRPGEGITAAPLLESLQNPKALPAIRDTLLLTLASTLLMLALLVPTNIFLNLRAPQLAKVAEMLSVLPLVISAVALVSGVSQFYRAVAPAFINSLWSLVPLYVILSMPLCYRAIDAGVKALDLRTLFAASSSLGAGTWTTLLRVVLPNLRVAMLSAALLSVAMCLAEYAMASLLLHYTFPVFLVEVSNNNPRGIAALSFITVIITWLLLVAISAMSRADRATDTATDKVRKN
- a CDS encoding ABC transporter ATP-binding protein — encoded protein: MNHPRSLNRPHVELRDVVKKYGPKTVLRDLTLSIGEGEMVALLGPSGCGKSTSLRILAGLESADSGQVLIGGKDASATPTRERNMGIVFQAYSLFPHLTARDNVAYGLRIRGVKTAERRRRAGELLELVGLSEHVDKYPNQMSGGQQQRVALARSLAIEPDVLLLDEPLSALDAKVRGQLRDEIRRIQLSRGIATLLVTHDQEEAIIMADRVGVMRDGRIEQIGTPADLYGNPQTPFIAGFVGIVNRIPGIVTDGGIRVLGADLEIVNPELRVDAAQPATALIRPEDIDLAHDDAARFKVTDKQLRGIFTAVMVQDEVLEQPLRIDLPTRAADRFQVGMGVQMAVQRRDTVIDHPTEREAAEAQALSQVETYR